One part of the Marispirochaeta sp. genome encodes these proteins:
- a CDS encoding methyltransferase domain-containing protein has protein sequence MGEKRKSRILAIPSVRRGNGSGHLHRMLTLAAEYPEQVSLFLDRNGELFPGPVIDLKPYEQFIESETDFRKIPGEEWSYILLDQRETSRAVLQKLKKILPGTPIAAVDEGSRNRRFIDYLIDTMPGLHRRESNLFKPDLNPMPVQRRFYYDCPERFEKILVSFGGEDPRGLTLPSLEALLSLPFISSYSITVVQGPASRKLQLPPEVKILKAPDNLREHLSAYDCLVTSYGLTALEALAAGTPVLTINPSRYHSRLARKTGLPVCGTGKPDKRRLKRILESPRKLIGRCVLAEEALNKGTAESTSLSDLSPSDVFCPGCGRERAAVIGRFPERSFYRCRSCGLVYQQRWVPDSTVYNHAYFFDEYKRQYGKNYLDDFEHIRKMGEKRLKHIQPGHPDPALLDIGCAYGPFLQAAKEAGFRVEGVEPSREAALWAEKNLGCEVHALGLGEFTEQNPQRSWDAVTLWYVIEHFPDLQAVLKQLSGMVRPGGVLAMGTPNGKGISARRHLKSFLAASPADHYTILSPSSIRKLLAKHGFRVEKFRVPGLHRERFPAPLCFFWPLNRIIASWLLLGDTFEIYARRLESEKPGKPL, from the coding sequence ATGGGAGAGAAACGGAAAAGCAGAATACTGGCAATCCCTTCGGTACGGCGGGGCAATGGCAGTGGTCATCTGCATCGTATGCTAACCCTTGCCGCCGAGTACCCTGAACAGGTCTCCCTGTTTCTTGACCGGAACGGGGAGCTTTTTCCCGGGCCTGTGATCGATCTTAAGCCTTATGAACAGTTCATAGAATCCGAGACTGACTTTCGTAAGATTCCTGGCGAAGAGTGGAGTTACATTCTGCTGGATCAGCGCGAAACTTCCCGTGCCGTTCTTCAGAAACTCAAAAAAATCCTGCCGGGGACCCCCATTGCCGCGGTGGATGAAGGAAGCAGGAACAGAAGGTTTATTGATTACCTGATTGATACCATGCCGGGTCTGCACCGAAGGGAGTCGAACCTGTTCAAGCCGGACTTAAACCCGATGCCTGTGCAGCGCAGGTTCTATTACGATTGTCCCGAAAGATTCGAGAAAATTCTGGTCAGTTTCGGCGGTGAAGATCCCCGGGGACTTACGCTGCCGAGCCTGGAAGCTCTCCTTTCTTTACCTTTCATTTCTTCCTACTCCATAACGGTGGTGCAGGGGCCGGCGTCAAGGAAACTGCAGCTGCCTCCGGAGGTTAAAATCCTTAAAGCACCGGATAACCTGCGGGAACATTTATCAGCGTACGATTGCCTGGTTACCTCGTATGGGTTAACAGCCCTGGAGGCCCTGGCGGCCGGGACTCCGGTTCTGACGATAAATCCTTCGAGGTATCACAGCCGTCTGGCAAGAAAGACCGGTCTTCCGGTCTGCGGAACCGGCAAACCCGATAAACGGCGCCTTAAAAGGATCCTTGAGAGTCCCAGAAAGCTTATCGGCCGCTGCGTACTGGCGGAAGAAGCCCTGAATAAAGGTACTGCCGAAAGCACGTCTCTATCGGACCTGAGTCCCTCAGATGTGTTCTGTCCCGGCTGCGGCAGGGAGCGTGCTGCGGTCATTGGGCGTTTTCCGGAACGCAGCTTTTACCGCTGCCGGAGTTGCGGTCTCGTGTATCAACAGCGCTGGGTCCCTGACTCGACGGTCTACAATCATGCCTACTTTTTCGATGAGTATAAACGCCAGTACGGTAAAAACTATCTTGATGATTTTGAACATATCCGCAAAATGGGAGAAAAACGGCTCAAGCACATTCAGCCAGGACATCCGGATCCTGCGCTGCTGGACATAGGTTGCGCCTATGGACCATTTTTACAGGCCGCTAAAGAGGCGGGCTTCCGGGTCGAAGGGGTGGAACCGTCCAGGGAAGCGGCTCTTTGGGCGGAGAAGAACCTTGGGTGCGAGGTACATGCCCTGGGCCTTGGCGAGTTCACGGAGCAGAACCCGCAGCGCAGCTGGGATGCTGTCACTCTCTGGTATGTAATCGAGCATTTTCCGGATCTGCAGGCCGTTCTGAAGCAGCTTTCGGGCATGGTCCGTCCCGGCGGTGTTCTGGCTATGGGGACGCCGAATGGCAAAGGCATAAGCGCCCGCCGGCATTTAAAGAGTTTTCTGGCTGCGAGTCCTGCGGATCACTATACAATCCTGAGTCCTTCTTCAATCAGAAAGCTTCTTGCAAAACATGGCTTTCGAGTTGAAAAATTCCGGGTACCAGGGCTGCATCGGGAACGCTTTCCGGCACCGTTGTGTTTTTTCTGGCCCCTGAACAGAATA
- a CDS encoding NTP transferase domain-containing protein — MIGVVLQARLDSSRLPAKALLDLQGKTVVQHAMAALRRVSAAERFILATDPGSAEFFRQKAEAEGFELFIGPKEDVLRRYADAARHYGLELVIRATGDNPLVSWEIAEETLSLQRAGGADYAVCTESPLGTGVEVIAVPALLTADTYAEDPYEREHVCPFLYRRPGEFTISTAPVRESRRCPTERVTLDTLDDYRYIAGLFRELYGGTPVGIDRLIAYFNERSSSDTGNGAKNT, encoded by the coding sequence GTGATTGGTGTAGTACTTCAGGCGCGTCTGGATTCTTCCAGATTGCCGGCAAAGGCTCTGCTGGATCTGCAGGGAAAGACCGTTGTTCAGCACGCCATGGCTGCCCTGCGCAGGGTTTCAGCGGCAGAGCGCTTTATTCTTGCTACGGATCCGGGAAGCGCGGAATTCTTCAGACAAAAGGCCGAGGCTGAGGGTTTCGAGCTTTTTATCGGCCCCAAAGAGGATGTTCTTCGGCGCTATGCCGATGCCGCCCGGCATTACGGACTGGAACTTGTTATACGGGCAACCGGCGACAATCCCCTGGTTTCCTGGGAGATTGCCGAGGAGACCCTCAGTCTGCAGCGTGCAGGCGGGGCCGATTACGCGGTCTGTACAGAGTCCCCTCTGGGTACCGGTGTGGAGGTTATTGCCGTCCCGGCCCTGCTTACAGCAGATACATACGCGGAAGACCCCTACGAGCGGGAACATGTCTGTCCTTTTCTGTACAGAAGGCCCGGAGAGTTTACTATCAGTACTGCTCCGGTACGGGAATCCCGCCGCTGTCCGACAGAAAGGGTCACTCTTGATACCCTGGATGATTATCGTTACATTGCCGGATTATTCAGGGAGCTGTATGGCGGAACTCCTGTCGGTATAGACAGGCTCATCGCTTATTTTAATGAAAGGTCCTCGTCGGATACTGGAAACGGTGCAAAGAACACTTAA
- a CDS encoding spiro-SPASM protein gives MANLALINCTSLSEHAFLPLADGKSSFDMVVDLAKALPDISGLVCLCSREDDLAGKIEGVTCISGISDPQGLFTALRDLCEKQDNLNSLFYLFGDTPLIDPALCERMWNNHRRYHADYTFADAYPAGIAPEIIRASAVSALASLADGVTGPIQRDSVFEVLRKDINAFEIETEIPPLDLRMLRIRLAADGKAGFMLVKGVADAGVRGAEALLRYLHENQQILRTLPAYLSVQISSPCPQVCTYCPYPETAGDVLNLTEHMSLESFNGLLKGYTDFAEKGYVNLSPWGEPALHPQISDILNTILEYPNLTGVIETAGLGWKRETLARLAEKAGDRLIWIVSLDAHTEETYRKLRGSGFQEAVAVAKTLLELFPATAYVQAVRMDSNEEELEHFYRSWKELTENIIIQKYDHFSGRLPQRRVADISPLKRNPCWHLKRDLVVLVNGDVPLCREDLDGQYSLGNIFTDGFETVWKAGEKYYNQHLEKKYPELCSECDEYYTFNY, from the coding sequence ATGGCAAATCTTGCGCTTATAAACTGTACGTCTTTGTCGGAACACGCTTTTCTACCCCTTGCCGATGGAAAATCGTCTTTCGATATGGTAGTGGATCTTGCGAAAGCCTTACCGGATATCTCCGGGCTTGTCTGCCTCTGTTCCCGGGAAGATGACCTGGCGGGAAAAATCGAAGGGGTAACCTGTATTTCCGGAATTTCTGATCCCCAGGGATTGTTTACCGCACTACGTGATCTGTGCGAAAAGCAGGACAACCTTAACTCTCTTTTTTATCTATTTGGGGACACCCCCTTAATAGATCCGGCGCTCTGCGAGCGGATGTGGAACAATCACCGGCGGTATCATGCCGACTACACTTTTGCCGATGCCTATCCGGCGGGTATCGCCCCGGAAATAATCCGGGCCAGCGCCGTCTCCGCCCTGGCCAGTCTGGCTGACGGAGTAACAGGTCCGATTCAACGGGACTCGGTCTTCGAGGTGCTGCGTAAGGACATAAACGCCTTCGAAATAGAAACGGAGATTCCCCCTCTGGATTTACGGATGCTTCGTATTCGTCTGGCAGCGGATGGAAAAGCCGGCTTTATGCTGGTAAAGGGAGTCGCCGACGCCGGGGTCCGGGGAGCAGAAGCTCTGCTGCGTTATCTGCATGAAAATCAGCAGATTTTGCGGACCCTGCCCGCCTACCTTTCGGTGCAGATCAGCTCACCCTGTCCTCAGGTCTGTACCTATTGCCCCTACCCAGAAACAGCAGGGGATGTACTGAACCTGACGGAGCATATGAGCCTTGAAAGCTTTAACGGGCTCCTTAAAGGATATACCGACTTTGCAGAAAAGGGGTACGTCAACCTTTCCCCCTGGGGCGAACCGGCTCTGCATCCGCAGATTTCCGATATCCTGAATACCATTCTTGAGTATCCGAATTTAACCGGAGTTATAGAAACCGCCGGTCTCGGCTGGAAGCGGGAAACCCTGGCCCGGCTCGCGGAAAAAGCGGGGGATCGCCTGATCTGGATTGTATCTCTGGATGCTCACACCGAGGAGACCTACCGCAAGCTGCGGGGTTCCGGCTTCCAGGAGGCTGTGGCGGTGGCAAAAACCCTGCTGGAACTCTTTCCTGCCACCGCCTATGTGCAGGCGGTCAGGATGGACAGCAACGAAGAGGAGCTGGAACATTTTTACCGTTCCTGGAAGGAGCTGACAGAAAACATCATCATCCAGAAATATGATCACTTTTCCGGCCGTCTTCCCCAGCGCCGGGTGGCGGATATCTCTCCCCTAAAGCGAAACCCCTGCTGGCACCTGAAACGGGACCTGGTGGTGCTTGTAAACGGCGATGTTCCCCTGTGCCGGGAGGACCTGGACGGGCAATATTCTCTGGGAAACATCTTCACAGACGGTTTTGAAACTGTCTGGAAGGCCGGTGAGAAATACTATAATCAGCATCTGGAAAAGAAATACCCGGAATTGTGCAGTGAGTGCGATGAGTACTACACCTTTAACTACTGA
- a CDS encoding dihydroorotate dehydrogenase electron transfer subunit, whose translation MIQRKVNLTANREIARDYFELRFLFSFSERETPLPGQFLTLKISDGPAPLLRRPFAFSAYRNGTAGVIYQRRGPGTELLAGKREGDELDIIAPLGNTWPEPGTKEHPVLVAGGIGMGPILFFARSLQQKGRNFSLIIGARTGDYLPDSTVTAGLDTLLATDDGSIGIHGTVIDALPSEYPSPPRFYTCGPHPMMYAVHRQALELDAPCSVSMEQTIACGVGACMGCVIRLTGDERFARVCADGPIFDSREVLWN comes from the coding sequence GTGATTCAGAGAAAGGTAAACCTGACGGCAAACAGAGAGATTGCCCGTGACTATTTTGAGCTGAGGTTCCTATTCAGCTTTTCCGAAAGAGAAACTCCCCTGCCCGGACAATTCCTTACCCTAAAGATCAGTGACGGACCGGCTCCCCTGTTGCGGCGCCCCTTCGCATTCTCCGCTTACCGGAACGGAACTGCCGGGGTTATTTATCAACGCCGGGGTCCGGGAACGGAACTGCTGGCGGGAAAACGCGAAGGCGACGAACTGGACATTATCGCTCCTCTGGGGAACACCTGGCCCGAACCCGGGACAAAGGAACACCCGGTATTGGTGGCAGGTGGCATCGGGATGGGGCCGATACTCTTTTTTGCCCGCAGCCTGCAACAGAAAGGCAGGAACTTCAGCCTGATTATCGGTGCAAGAACCGGGGACTACCTGCCGGATTCCACCGTAACCGCAGGGCTGGATACCCTTCTTGCCACAGACGACGGTAGCATCGGCATTCACGGTACCGTTATCGACGCACTGCCATCGGAATACCCCTCGCCTCCCCGCTTCTACACCTGCGGCCCCCATCCGATGATGTATGCGGTCCACCGGCAGGCCCTGGAACTCGATGCTCCCTGCAGCGTCTCCATGGAGCAGACAATTGCCTGCGGGGTCGGGGCCTGTATGGGCTGTGTAATCAGGCTGACCGGGGATGAACGCTTTGCCCGGGTCTGCGCCGACGGACCGATCTTTGACAGCAGGGAAGTTCTATGGAATTAA
- a CDS encoding dihydroorotate dehydrogenase: MELTVKIGSGTLPNPVGVASGTFGYGSEYEELVDLSKLGAIYSKAVTPEPRPGNDIPRIIETPAGLLNSIGLANVGLERFITEKLPLFRSFHCPVIVNVAGKNDEDYCTVVETLDQFSEVWGYEINLSCPNVKEGCLAFGSNPSYVENLTRKLRKLSSKPMIVKLTPNVTDIASIAKAAEAGGADAVSCINTLVGMVIDIHRKKPVLPASTGGLSGPAIKPVGVAAVYRVKRAVGIPVIGIGGIQNAEDAIEYLLAGASGVQIGTATFVDPAAPAKVLEGIAAYMEQEGLNTLEDFHQFIS, translated from the coding sequence ATGGAATTAACGGTAAAAATCGGCAGTGGAACCCTGCCCAATCCGGTGGGTGTTGCCTCCGGAACCTTCGGCTACGGCAGTGAATACGAGGAGCTGGTAGACCTCTCAAAATTAGGGGCAATCTACTCAAAAGCCGTAACCCCGGAACCGCGGCCGGGCAACGACATTCCCCGCATAATCGAGACCCCCGCGGGGCTCTTGAACTCCATTGGTCTTGCCAACGTGGGGCTGGAACGTTTTATTACGGAAAAACTCCCCCTGTTCCGCAGCTTCCACTGCCCTGTAATCGTTAACGTTGCCGGAAAAAACGATGAGGACTACTGCACGGTCGTGGAGACCCTTGACCAGTTCAGCGAAGTCTGGGGCTACGAGATAAATTTAAGCTGCCCCAACGTAAAAGAAGGCTGCCTTGCCTTCGGCAGCAACCCTTCCTATGTTGAAAACCTGACCCGAAAACTGCGGAAGTTAAGCTCCAAGCCGATGATTGTTAAGCTTACCCCCAATGTAACGGACATAGCCTCCATCGCAAAGGCAGCCGAAGCCGGCGGTGCCGACGCCGTAAGCTGCATAAACACCCTGGTGGGCATGGTCATAGATATTCACAGGAAAAAACCGGTTCTGCCGGCCAGCACCGGAGGACTCTCCGGCCCCGCAATTAAGCCCGTTGGTGTAGCAGCGGTTTACCGGGTAAAACGTGCAGTAGGCATACCCGTTATAGGCATCGGGGGCATACAGAATGCCGAAGACGCTATTGAGTATCTGCTGGCAGGAGCCTCGGGTGTCCAGATCGGGACCGCCACCTTTGTAGACCCAGCGGCTCCGGCGAAGGTGCTGGAAGGTATCGCGGCCTACATGGAGCAGGAAGGACTAAATACGCTTGAGGATTTTCATCAGTTTATTTCCTGA
- a CDS encoding MBL fold metallo-hydrolase, whose amino-acid sequence MKIKIWGCRGSIPTPGKSTIKYGGNTTCIEVRLKDDTLVIFDAGSGIRKLGKKIVKEDSARELLIVLTHSHWDHLMGFPFFLPACREDFTINVRGGPIAKESVKRYLEHQMEAPYFPARFSSLKANFDFSHGIPIVRKIGSAELIPIRLSHPNGGFGFRLQDKDASFVFLTDNELGHDHTDGRI is encoded by the coding sequence ATGAAGATTAAGATCTGGGGATGCCGGGGATCCATCCCTACCCCGGGCAAGTCTACGATCAAGTACGGCGGCAACACAACCTGTATCGAGGTGCGGCTTAAGGACGATACTCTTGTAATTTTTGACGCCGGATCCGGAATACGAAAGCTGGGAAAAAAGATTGTAAAGGAAGACTCTGCCAGGGAGCTCCTTATTGTTCTTACCCACTCTCACTGGGATCATCTAATGGGTTTCCCGTTCTTTCTTCCTGCCTGCCGGGAAGATTTTACAATAAACGTCAGGGGCGGCCCCATTGCAAAAGAATCGGTAAAAAGGTATCTGGAACATCAGATGGAAGCACCCTATTTCCCCGCCCGCTTCAGTTCTCTGAAGGCAAATTTCGATTTCAGCCACGGAATCCCAATAGTACGCAAAATAGGTTCGGCCGAACTGATTCCAATCCGCCTCAGCCATCCAAATGGAGGGTTCGGATTCAGGTTGCAGGATAAAGACGCATCGTTCGTTTTTCTTACTGATAATGAACTGGGTCATGATCACACAGACGGAAGAATATAA
- the nth gene encoding endonuclease III translates to MESVQPKILQIYDILNQRYPDPRTLLNFSNPFELLIGVILSAQTTDRQVNEVTPGLFAAYPDAAALGSAEPGAVENLVRSAGFYRQKAKNIIAASSRLAEEYGSIVPSTMEELIHLPGVGRKSANVVLGHIYNRPAIIVDTHFSRVVRRLGLASEKPPEKIEKEIAAQLSPETHTRFSMVINYHGRDICLSRKPVCEKCPLQNCCDYFMEKNNNLGDDYQ, encoded by the coding sequence ATGGAGTCCGTACAACCCAAAATTTTGCAGATTTACGACATCCTCAATCAACGGTACCCCGATCCCCGCACATTGCTGAATTTTTCCAATCCTTTTGAGCTGCTTATCGGGGTCATTCTTTCCGCCCAGACAACCGACCGGCAGGTGAACGAGGTAACCCCGGGGCTCTTTGCCGCGTATCCCGATGCAGCTGCCCTGGGGTCGGCGGAGCCGGGCGCGGTAGAGAATCTTGTCCGCAGTGCCGGGTTTTACCGGCAGAAGGCAAAGAATATTATCGCTGCTTCCAGTCGGCTGGCAGAGGAGTACGGAAGTATCGTACCCTCCACTATGGAGGAGCTGATCCATCTGCCCGGAGTAGGGAGAAAAAGCGCCAATGTAGTCCTGGGTCATATATACAATCGTCCCGCAATAATCGTGGATACTCATTTTTCCCGGGTGGTCCGAAGGCTCGGTTTGGCAAGCGAAAAGCCTCCCGAAAAAATAGAGAAGGAGATTGCTGCCCAACTGTCTCCGGAGACGCATACCCGCTTTTCCATGGTGATTAATTATCATGGAAGAGATATATGTCTTTCCCGAAAACCAGTCTGCGAAAAATGTCCGTTGCAAAACTGCTGCGATTATTTCATGGAAAAAAATAATAATCTTGGGGATGATTACCAGTAA
- a CDS encoding sugar phosphate isomerase/epimerase family protein — translation MSRDIGIYYAFWADSWEADFMPYIDRVKKLGFDQLEVHAAVILRMGDTKRQKLKKAADDRGIELSCGIGLTADMDVSSLDEAIRLRGVDFMKDIIRAVGSIDGKMISGTVHSYWPAVPPKGMIDKTPVWEQSIKSMRELVKVAEECEVILNVEVINRFEQFLLNTCEEAVKYVKEIDSPWCRILLDTFHMNIEEDSIGGAIKLAGPYLSELHIGETNRKPPGCGRMPWDEIKRGLDSIGFDGPLVMEPFVRPGGEVGWDIAVWRDLMPGADLDEEALKSVKFVRETLA, via the coding sequence ATGAGTCGGGATATCGGAATCTACTATGCTTTCTGGGCTGATTCCTGGGAAGCTGATTTCATGCCCTACATCGATAGGGTAAAAAAGCTGGGATTCGATCAGCTTGAGGTTCATGCAGCAGTTATTCTCCGAATGGGAGATACAAAAAGGCAGAAACTGAAAAAGGCCGCGGATGATAGAGGAATCGAACTCTCCTGCGGCATCGGCTTGACTGCTGATATGGATGTTTCCTCCTTGGATGAAGCTATCCGTCTGCGGGGAGTTGACTTTATGAAGGATATCATACGTGCCGTGGGCTCTATCGACGGGAAAATGATAAGCGGAACAGTCCACAGCTACTGGCCCGCTGTTCCCCCAAAAGGGATGATCGATAAAACTCCTGTCTGGGAACAAAGTATCAAGAGCATGCGGGAGCTGGTTAAAGTGGCGGAGGAGTGCGAAGTCATTCTCAACGTGGAAGTGATAAACCGTTTTGAGCAGTTCCTCCTCAATACTTGTGAGGAGGCGGTTAAATATGTCAAAGAGATTGACAGCCCCTGGTGCAGGATTCTTCTGGATACATTCCATATGAACATTGAAGAGGACTCCATCGGAGGAGCCATAAAACTGGCAGGACCCTATCTATCAGAACTCCATATAGGGGAAACCAATCGAAAGCCTCCCGGCTGCGGGCGTATGCCCTGGGATGAAATTAAACGGGGATTGGACAGCATAGGCTTTGACGGTCCGTTGGTCATGGAGCCCTTTGTTCGTCCCGGAGGAGAAGTAGGATGGGACATCGCTGTGTGGCGGGATTTGATGCCCGGTGCAGATCTGGACGAAGAAGCGCTTAAGTCCGTTAAATTTGTTCGGGAAACTCTTGCTTGA
- a CDS encoding AraC family transcriptional regulator, whose translation MPYSLESNKNSFRYLPYSDEDVFWQLYVTTVGRIHVRPGEKYPYQSDKHPEQYVVNWFSGRVLNEFQFVYITEGSGRFRSFQGDFSISTGTMLLLVPGERHWYSPDPDTGWTEHWIGFNGECAQNWLDRKYMERENSIYRPGISSSLIALFDKALEYACKEPVCMQQLIASLVPQIFARLQASRKNVVLKDNATNLLEQAREILEENIYTKFDVEAITSALGVSYHTLREYFNEHTGLSPYQYFLHMKINKAKELLVMGELSVKEVSFKLAFDNPYYFSRLFKKKTGVSPSKWNGVHINSDLDLWSEE comes from the coding sequence ATGCCCTATTCTTTGGAGTCTAATAAAAACAGCTTTCGATATCTTCCCTACAGTGATGAAGATGTATTCTGGCAGCTATATGTTACTACTGTAGGTCGGATACATGTGCGTCCGGGCGAAAAGTATCCCTACCAGAGTGACAAGCATCCGGAACAATATGTAGTGAACTGGTTCAGTGGAAGGGTTCTGAACGAGTTTCAGTTTGTCTATATAACAGAGGGCTCGGGACGGTTCCGTTCCTTTCAGGGGGATTTTTCCATATCTACAGGAACAATGTTACTGTTGGTTCCTGGGGAACGTCATTGGTATAGTCCCGATCCAGATACGGGATGGACCGAACATTGGATCGGATTCAATGGAGAGTGCGCTCAGAACTGGCTGGACCGAAAGTATATGGAGCGTGAGAATTCGATCTATCGTCCGGGGATCAGTTCTTCTCTTATCGCCCTCTTCGATAAGGCATTGGAATATGCCTGTAAGGAACCGGTCTGTATGCAGCAGCTGATCGCCTCTCTGGTTCCTCAGATTTTTGCCCGACTTCAGGCCTCAAGAAAGAATGTTGTTCTCAAAGATAATGCTACCAACCTGTTGGAGCAGGCACGGGAGATTCTTGAGGAGAACATCTATACAAAATTTGATGTGGAGGCCATTACCAGCGCGTTGGGGGTGAGCTATCATACCCTTAGAGAGTATTTCAATGAGCATACCGGGCTGTCTCCCTATCAATATTTTCTGCATATGAAAATAAATAAAGCCAAGGAGCTCCTTGTTATGGGAGAACTGAGCGTTAAAGAGGTTTCTTTCAAACTTGCTTTTGATAATCCATATTATTTTTCCAGACTTTTTAAGAAAAAAACGGGAGTATCACCATCCAAATGGAATGGAGTTCATATTAATAGTGATCTTGATTTATGGAGTGAAGAATGA
- a CDS encoding sugar phosphate isomerase/epimerase family protein translates to MMQNYEIKNKEIDDRFKGFRTSSSERIKNRLKISWSNWGFGCEDLKVSLDRLARNDVEYIEFHGNHYGPDLGYKMKETRKLLRDAGIKASGVCGMFSKENDLSSVSALQRQAAIDYIKREVEFTAEIGGVYLLVVPAAVGRNLAYDDMEEYRSLETLNLVGKLFSKHNVKGAIEPIRSAETTIVNTVAQAKRYIAALNCPGVAHINGDVFHMQAEENHIATAILEADNQLVNLHMADSQRGALGTGSLDLDRIIEALYLIDYNNGDKFVTPEPLGPGGDPYPAMYGSPDPVQLDELVRQTVSYIREREDILRGDKNT, encoded by the coding sequence ATGATGCAGAATTATGAGATAAAGAATAAAGAGATTGATGACCGATTCAAAGGATTCAGAACCTCCAGCAGCGAAAGGATAAAGAATCGGTTGAAGATTTCCTGGAGTAACTGGGGGTTCGGTTGTGAAGATTTGAAGGTTTCACTGGATCGCCTGGCTCGGAATGACGTGGAGTATATAGAATTTCACGGGAATCATTATGGACCGGATCTCGGTTATAAAATGAAAGAGACCCGCAAGCTGCTAAGGGATGCGGGAATCAAAGCCAGTGGTGTCTGCGGTATGTTTTCTAAAGAGAATGACCTGTCCAGCGTATCTGCCTTACAAAGGCAGGCAGCAATTGATTATATCAAGAGGGAGGTCGAGTTCACTGCCGAGATCGGAGGGGTCTATCTTCTTGTAGTTCCCGCAGCAGTGGGAAGGAATCTCGCCTATGATGATATGGAGGAGTACAGGAGTCTGGAGACCCTGAACCTGGTGGGTAAACTGTTCAGCAAACATAATGTAAAAGGGGCTATCGAACCCATCCGTTCCGCTGAGACTACTATCGTCAATACTGTGGCTCAGGCCAAGAGATATATCGCCGCTTTGAACTGCCCCGGTGTTGCCCATATCAATGGGGATGTATTTCATATGCAGGCGGAAGAGAATCATATCGCCACGGCTATTCTGGAAGCGGATAATCAATTGGTGAATCTTCATATGGCCGACAGTCAGAGAGGTGCCTTGGGTACCGGTTCCTTGGATCTGGACCGCATCATTGAGGCCCTGTATTTAATCGATTACAATAACGGCGATAAATTCGTCACTCCCGAGCCTCTGGGGCCTGGTGGCGATCCCTATCCAGCCATGTACGGAAGCCCTGATCCGGTTCAGTTGGACGAACTTGTGCGTCAGACCGTCAGCTATATCCGAGAGAGGGAGGATATCTTGAGAGGGGACAAGAACACCTGA
- a CDS encoding autoinducer 2 ABC transporter substrate-binding protein has protein sequence MRKRVLAALILAVFCLSGVWANGSKDAAGSDEKTIVVMPKLVGIPYFNASETGAIQAGKDLGVNVIYTGPTTPDAAEQVRMLEDLISKGVDAICVAPNDAAALTPVLMKAKKAGIAVLDWDTPADASVVDLSVHQIDDQEYGQHIWDLLVQEMGESGDYAIITGGLSAANLNTWIDAGLAYAKSKYPGLNLVTDKVPSDEKQQMAYQKTLDLIKAYPNLKGVVGVSTPAPLGAAQAVQEKGLKDRIAVVGTSLPTDSGPYLDDGSLRVGTLWDPSKLGYLTVVLAYNLLNGEKPVDGQNIENVGKISVWKDGRTVVMGPPADFTKENHASFSF, from the coding sequence ATGAGAAAAAGAGTTCTTGCTGCACTGATTTTAGCTGTGTTTTGCCTATCCGGTGTATGGGCAAATGGATCGAAGGACGCTGCTGGCAGCGATGAGAAGACCATTGTCGTTATGCCGAAGCTGGTAGGTATCCCTTACTTTAACGCATCTGAAACAGGTGCAATTCAGGCTGGAAAGGATTTGGGGGTCAATGTAATCTACACCGGACCCACGACTCCTGATGCCGCTGAGCAGGTTCGCATGCTGGAAGACCTTATCAGCAAGGGCGTAGATGCTATCTGTGTTGCTCCCAATGACGCGGCAGCCCTGACCCCTGTTCTGATGAAGGCCAAGAAGGCCGGCATCGCCGTTCTGGACTGGGATACTCCCGCTGATGCTTCTGTAGTAGACCTGTCCGTTCACCAGATCGACGATCAAGAGTATGGTCAGCATATCTGGGATCTGCTGGTACAGGAAATGGGTGAAAGCGGAGATTACGCCATCATTACTGGTGGTCTGTCTGCCGCCAATCTGAACACTTGGATCGATGCCGGTCTGGCCTATGCCAAGAGCAAATACCCTGGACTGAACCTGGTTACCGACAAGGTTCCTTCTGATGAGAAACAGCAGATGGCTTACCAGAAGACCTTGGATTTGATCAAGGCTTACCCCAACCTGAAGGGTGTGGTTGGTGTCAGCACCCCCGCGCCTCTTGGTGCCGCCCAGGCCGTACAGGAAAAGGGTCTTAAAGACAGAATAGCAGTTGTCGGTACCTCTTTGCCCACCGACTCCGGTCCCTACCTGGATGATGGTTCTCTGAGAGTAGGAACCCTCTGGGATCCCTCCAAACTGGGTTACCTGACTGTTGTTCTGGCTTACAACCTGCTCAACGGTGAAAAACCTGTCGATGGTCAGAATATTGAGAATGTCGGCAAAATCTCCGTTTGGAAAGATGGCCGGACTGTTGTCATGGGGCCCCCTGCGGACTTCACCAAGGAAAACCACGCTTCCTTCAGTTTCTAG